DNA from Nitrososphaerota archaeon:
TATAAAAGCAAATATTGCTGTACATAGAAAACTTGGCGAAATTCTTTCAAAAAATATAAAAGGGTTTACGAAAGGTAAAGGAGATGAAGGAGCATATGCACCAAATATAGATAGTTTAAAAGCTTTAGAATATGTTTCTGAAGCAGTTAATGAAGTAATAGATGAAATGGGAATAAAAATTGGAATTGGATTAGATGTTGCAGCTTCATCATTATGGAATGAAAAAGAAAAAGTTTATTTCTATAGTAGAGAGAATGTTAAATTAAATACAGAAGAACAAATAGAGAGAATGTTATCTTTAATAGATAAATATAACATAGTTTATTTAGAAGATCCTTTGCATGAAGATGATTTTGAAGGATTTTCTGAATTAACTAAAAATTCTAAAAATACATTAATATGTGGAGATGATTTATTTACTACAAGAAAAGAATTGCTTGAAAAAGGTTATTCTATGAAAGCTGGAAATGCTATTATAATAAAACCAAATCAAGTTGGAACATTAACTGATACATATGAAACTGTTGATTTTGCGAAAAAGCATGGATATACTCCTGTTGCTTCACATAGATCAGGAGAAACGGAATATGGATATTTAGCACATATAGCAGTAGGATTTAATTGTCCAATGATTAAAGCAGGAGTTATAGGAGGAGAAAGAGTTGCTAAAGCAAATGAATTGATAAGAATTAGTGAATATTTAGGAAAATTTGCAAAAATGGCTTCTTTGGAGTTGAAATAGAATGACAGA
Protein-coding regions in this window:
- a CDS encoding enolase C-terminal domain-like protein — encoded protein: MEKQTIIKKIIARKVFDSRGEETIEIEVETFSAKATFAAPAGKSKGVKEVEYYPKGGVDEAIKIFNENIAPKLINLDSCYQIEIDNLLKEIDGTERFEVIGGNTAIATSLAIAEVASKSLNIPLFMHLGGVFSHILPLPLGNVLGGGKHAGEGAPDIQEYLVVPLNPKNIYEAIKANIAVHRKLGEILSKNIKGFTKGKGDEGAYAPNIDSLKALEYVSEAVNEVIDEMGIKIGIGLDVAASSLWNEKEKVYFYSRENVKLNTEEQIERMLSLIDKYNIVYLEDPLHEDDFEGFSELTKNSKNTLICGDDLFTTRKELLEKGYSMKAGNAIIIKPNQVGTLTDTYETVDFAKKHGYTPVASHRSGETEYGYLAHIAVGFNCPMIKAGVIGGERVAKANELIRISEYLGKFAKMASLELK